In the Mytilus trossulus isolate FHL-02 chromosome 1, PNRI_Mtr1.1.1.hap1, whole genome shotgun sequence genome, one interval contains:
- the LOC134681971 gene encoding dnaJ homolog subfamily B member 4-like: protein MMGKDYYKVLGLAKTATEDEIKKGYRKMALKYHPDKNKSPGAEEKFKEIAEAYDVLSDKDKKEIYDKYGEEGLKNGPSPSGGPGGPGGTYHYEFQGDPRETFKMFFGDNDPFASFFGGGGGQPGGPGARVFHFGPGGGGHHENMDIDDDPFGGGFHGFPGSGGQAGLPRRKRKDSAVVRELPIALEDICKGTTKKLKITRKVLNADGRSTRNEDKILTIDIKPGWKSGTKVTFPKEGDQTPNNIPADVVFIIKDKPHSSFTRDGSDIKYKAKITLRDSLCGATLQIPTIDGRRIPLRLTEVIKPNSVKRIQGEGLPLPKQPSRRGDLIIEFDVTFPSQLSQSAKEILSDCLPRS, encoded by the exons atgatGGGAAAGGACTATTACAAAGTTCTTGGTTTAGCCAAGACGGCAACAGAAGATGAAATCAAGAAAGGATATCGTAAAATGGCTTTAAAATATCATccagacaaaaataaatcacCAGGTGCAGAGGAAAAATTCAAGGAGATTGCAGAGGCATATGATGTATTGAGTGACAAAGACAAAAAGGAAATATATGATAAGTACGGTGAAGAAGGTTTGAAAAACGGACCATCACCAAGTGGGGGACCCGGAGGCCCTGGTGGAACTTACCACTACGAGTTCCAGGGTGACCCAAGAGAaacctttaaaatgtttttcggTGACAATGACCCTTTTGCCAGCTTTTTCGGTGGCGGAGGAGGCCAGCCTGGTGGACCTGGGGCACGTGTATTTCATTTTGGACCAGGTGGTGGTGGTCATCATGAAAATATGGATATAGACGATGATCCTTTCGGTGGTGGATTTCATGGGTTCCCAGGGTCAGGGGGACAAGCTGGTTTACCCAGAAGGAAAAGGAAAGATTCAGCAGTTGTGAGAGAACTTCCAATAGCGCTTGAAGATATCTGTAAAGGgacaacaaaaaaactaaaaattacaAGAAAAGTGCTCAATGCCGATGGTCGATCGACAAGAAACGAagacaaaatattgacaatagaTATAAAGCCAGGATGGAAATCTGGCACCAAAGTGACATTTCCTAAAGAAGGAGATCAGACTCCAAACAATATACCAGCAGATGTTGTGTTCATTATTAAAGACAAACCACATTCTTCTTTTACCAGAGATGGTTCTGATATCAAGTATAAAGCAAAGATTACACTAAGAGat tcCTTGTGTGGAGCCACATTACAGATACCAACCATTGATGGTAGGAGGATACCATTGCGTTTAACGGAAGTGATAAAACCAAACTCTGTCAAAAGAATTCAGGGAGAAGGACTTCCACTTCCTAAACAACCCTCAAGGAGAGGGGACTTAATTATAGAATTTGACGTTACTTTCCCTAGTCAGTTGTCACAAAGTGCTAAAGAAATTCTTTCAGACTGTCTACCACGATCATag